In a genomic window of Flavobacterium sp. KACC 22761:
- a CDS encoding DUF3467 domain-containing protein has protein sequence MSNPKQQQEQINIELDETIAEGIYSNLAIINHSSSEFVLDFVSIMPGIPKAKVKSRIVLTPQHAKRLLRAIGENIHRFEAAHGEIKETEQAPIPLNFGPAGQA, from the coding sequence ATGAGTAATCCGAAACAACAACAAGAGCAAATTAATATTGAGTTAGATGAAACTATTGCGGAAGGAATTTATTCTAATCTTGCGATTATCAACCACTCATCATCAGAGTTTGTTTTAGATTTTGTAAGCATTATGCCGGGTATTCCTAAAGCCAAGGTAAAGTCAAGAATTGTTTTGACGCCACAACATGCTAAAAGATTGTTAAGAGCAATAGGTGAAAACATCCACAGATTTGAGGCAGCTCATGGTGAAATCAAAGAAACGGAACAAGCGCCAATTCCGCTTAATTTTGGTCCTGCGGGACAAGCATAA